Part of the Nostoc sp. ATCC 53789 genome, CACCTGGTACACCTTTTGAAGAAATTCCTGATGATTGGGAATGTCCGATTTGCGGCGCTAGCAAAAAAACTTTTAAGCCATTTGAGGAAAAAGTTGCAGCTTAGGACGGCAATTAATTACTGGAGTTTGGACTAAAAAGCTAGAGAAAAGCAGTCAGCAGTAACACTGACTGCCGTAAAGTCAATGAAAGTAATCGATAAATCATTGACGTGATGATCCTGACACAACTAGAAAAATTCCGCCAAGGTATCTACGATTGTTTGGGAAAGGCCAAAGATGCAGTATTTGAATTGATGGATGCAGTATTAACAAGTCCGAGTATCCCATCGTTTGTAAGCTTGTCACAAAGCCCAGTATTTCGACGGCAATGGTCGAGCATTTATGCAGCACTACATGATAGTCGTCCACCAAAAAGAAAACTGATGAAGCTACTGGTACAGGAGGTAGTGACGGATGAACAGCCATTTCTAGCAGGAGATCATAGCTTTTGGGCAAGACCAGAAGCGAAGACACTAAAAGAAAGAACTTTTCATGGGGACTCCAGGGGAAGCATAGGCATCGGACAAAGTTACAGTACGTTAGCGTGGATACCAGAAGCGGATGGGAGTTGGGCATTGCCGTTAAAGCACGAACGGATCACCAGCTTTGAAACGCCAACAAGTAAAGCCGCATTCCAACTTAAACAAATAACCCGTGAGTTAGGCAAAAGACCGCTTGCTGCTTATGACCGAGGCTACGGCAACGCCAAATTTGTCCAAGCCACGGAGAAGATTGACGCAGACCTGTTGCTGCGTTTAGCTTCTAACCGATGCGTATGGGGTACACCCGGTACTTACAAAGGACGAGGCGCACCGTGTAAACATGGTCATAAGTTTAAGTTCAATGACTCGGAAACTTGGGCAGAGGTAACTGAAACTCTAGAAGTTGAAGACCCGCAAGTTGGTCGAGTAAAAGTCATGCGCTGGAGTGGGTTTCATTTTCTTCAATCTCCAAACCGGGCAATGGAAATCATTCGCGTCGAGGTGATCCAACCAGTTGGACGCAATCGTAAGTTCCAACCCTTATGGCTAGCTTGGTTGGGTCAGACAATGCCTCCATTAGAGGATCTCTGGCAAAAATACCTCCGCCGCTTTGCTCTAGAACATTGGTATCGATTTGCCAAGCAGAGGTTATATTGGACACAGCCTCAGCTTGGCTCTACTCAGGCAGCAGAGCGATGGAGTGACCTGATGCCATTGTTAACTTGGCAATTATGGCTAGCTAGACTTGCCTGTATTGATTCCCCCTTGCCTTGGCAATCGACTCAGGATAAACTGTCTCCAGGACGCGTAGCACAAGCCTTTCCTCTAATTTTAGCCACTATTGGCACTCCTGCTCAACCCCCGAAAACTCGCGGTAAATCACCTGGGCGTGCCCAAGGGCATCAGCCACCTTCGCGTAAGCGTTATCCCACTGTCAAAAAACACGCATCTAAAAAACCTAAAACCGAAGAATCACTTAAGAACGCTGATCTAACTGCTGCTTAGTTTCTGCTTCTTTTTCAACGATTCAACTTAACTCAGCCTCTAAAAGAAGTTGGGTAACTTTTTCTTGCTTTCTATTCATTGCTGCTAAATGCCAATTAGTCCAAACTCAAGTAATTAGGCACTCTTTTTAGCATATAAACGCGAAGCGTCTTAAGGATACTTCGCGTTTTCGATTATTTATCGCAACAGAATTCAGGAGTCAGGATTCAGATGGGCTAAATGCCCCGCTACCGCTAACAGAATGGATTGTGACCGAAAAAGCTTATAGTGCAACGCTTACGAATATCTTAATTCTGACTCCTGAATTCTGACTTCTGAATTCTGACTTCTGAATTCTTCTTCAATGTTCTCAAATTAGCAAGCTAATTCCCCGGTGGACACAATTGCTGCACTTTTTGAGGAAGTTGCCGACACATTTGCTGGAATCCTTGAGGATTAATTTGCCACCAAGCAAATAATCCTAAACTTGTACCTCCTACAAGCAACGCCAATATTCCCCCCAGCATTACCAAGCGTTTACCCCGATTAGGTTTTGTAATTAAGGTTGGTGGAATTTCTGGGCTTGTAACTGATTCCTCTGAAGTATCTAAATGTAGATCCAAATCTAGATCCAAACCTAGATCCAAATCTAGCAAAGTTTGCGGACTTTCTGTGAAGGAAATTAATTCCTCTTGTTCCTGTTGTTCCTCTAATTCCTGTTGTTCCTCTAATTCCTGTTGTTCCTCTAATTCCTCTTGTTCTTCTTGTTCTTCTTGTATCTCTGCTTCTATGATTTCTTCTGGTAACGCCGGAGTCACAGGTACTAAGTATTCGGGAGAAACACGGCAATGAGTGAGAACAACTGACGTATTATCACGCCCATTTTTTTCGTTTGCCAAGTTAATCCAGTTGCGGACAGCATCTTCAACTGTCATCTGGTCTTTTAACACGGGTATTGCATAATCTTGCCAATATTGTTCCACCCTGTTATTATCACTTAACCCATCAGAACACAGTAGTAATATGCCATCTTCTTCCACAATAAATCGCTGAATCTTAAGACGTAAAGATTCTGCATTTCTTGTTCCCAACGCTTGAGTTAAGGCAGTAGCATCTGTTCTTATTAATGCTTTTCGATACAAACTTTTGGCAAAGCGGACTTCTCGCGTCGCCACATCATCATCTACTGTGAGTAGCTGACAATAGTTGCGAGTAATCCAATAGGCACGGCTATCGCCAACATTAGCCAAGTAAAGTTCATGGGTATTATTTGATTGCCACCCAGTACTTGTCTGTACTCGCTGTGGAACTTGCAACGCCATGACAATGGTTGTAGCCATACGTTCTTTACCTTGACGTTTTTGTTCGTTATTGCGGGCACAAATCACATTATTTACCACCCGTAAGCTTGCTTCTAATTGTTCCTGCAATAACTCTGGTGATACAAGTGCAGCTTGTTCTGTAACCTCCGCTAGTAAGGCGCGAATTTGCAACTTTACAGACTGCACTGCCAATCTACTGGCAACCTCGCCGCCTTCGTGCCCACCAATGCCATCACAAACAATTGACAAGTGGGAGAATAAAGGCTCATCTAAGTCATTCAAAGTATTCGGGTAGCAAGCGTCTTCATTTTGCGCCATAATTGGGCCAATATCTGTAAAACCTGCCACCTTCAAAACTAGTGGAAATTCTGCCGCAGATGCTAGTAATAAACCATTGAGTTGAGTAGCAACATCATCCAACTCAATTTCCGTTTCACACATATCCTGGACTATGTTCTGCAACCCTTTAGCTACTGATGTCTTTGCAGAAGCTACCCAAAACTGCCAACACTCCCCCAGATTTTTTAAACTCAGCTTCTCATCTTCTGGTGTTTGGTAGAGTTCTAACAGTCGCACACACCAACCTTGGACTCTCAAGTTGTCTACCACCAGTAAACTGCGGCTAAGTCCTAATTCTGATAAAGGTGTCCAAAGTTGAAGAATTTGCCACAGCCAATAAACTTGTCGTACCGCCGTTGCTTGCTCCCAAGCCTCAACAATAGTTGGATAGATATTTCCTGTGTCATCTATCGGCACATTTTCTAATAACAAGATATCAGTTGTATCTTCCTCACCATCACTAGCAAACCCATAAGCTTGGGGCAGATGTAACCGTTCTTGATATAACCGTAGATAAGGAATTACTTCCTTCGGTAATTCTTCAGGGACATCTGGTGGTAGTCCTGGTTGAGTATCCAGCCAAATCTGGCGAGTAATTACTCCATATCTATCTGCTACTTTTGTGCCTGGTGTAATTTGAGCAGACAATGAGCCAGTAGCCCAAAGATAGCGGTGAACCAAGGGAGTTTGGCAACTTGCACAAACACGATCTCCAATAGGGTTAATGGGGCTATTACAGCCTGGATTTATACAATAAATTGTCAGTTGAGTAGAAATCATAAAAGTATAAATTTAAAAACCAATCAACTCATGAATTTCGATTACATTTAGCTGGCAATGGCTTGAAGGCTAGAATAGACTGGATTTGTGTACCGCTAGCTACACCTGGTTACTGAAAGTAATCAAAATTATTGGTAAAAAGACCAAGTTTTGCTTTCTGTAAATAACTTACGTCTGGCTGTATCTAATCGTAGAAATGGATTTACGTCAATGTAGAGTCTAGGATGGCACTATGCCAAGTTTGACCTTAATCTGGCTTCTGGCGGGAGCAGTTTTGTGTCTCATGGAACTGTTCTTACCATCGGCGTTTGTCGCCTTCATGATGGGAATTAGCGCTTTTGTGGTGGCGCTGCTGTCTGGAGTGGGTTTGGGAAATGTATGGTTGCAAGTTGTAGTTTGGCTATTACTTTCCACATTCCTAATCGTGCTTTCTCGTCGGTTTTTGCAACCACGACGACGCAAATCAAAAATTCAGGATGCAGTCATAGCCGAAACTTTAACAGAAATTCCGCCTGGTAAAACAGGGCGGGTATTGTATGAGGGAAATTCCTGGCAAGCACGATGTGACTATGACAAATTTACTGTAGCACCCCATCAAAGAGTTTATGTGGTTAGGAGAGAGGGTACTACTTTGATTGTGATACCAGAAAATTTGTTGAATTCTTAGTTATTGGGAATGGGGAATTGGTTATTTTCTTTATTTCCCCATCTCGTCCATTTCCTACTCTCTTTAACATTTAATACTTAAAAAATCAGGAGATTCACAATGGAACAGTTTTTTTTGCTCGTACTTTTAGCCCTTGGTGGTTCTGCCGTCGCGGGATCTGTGAAAGTCGTCAATCAGGGCAATGAAGCTTTGGTGGAAAGATTGGGTAGTTATAACAAAAAACTGGAACCAGGACTAAACGTGATCTTTCCTTTCATAGATAAAATTGTCTACAAAGAAACTATCCGCGAAAAAGTCTTAGATATTCCTCCACAACAGTGTATCACCCGCGACAATGTTGGCATTGAGGTAGATGCAGTGTTTTACTGGCGCATCGTGGATATGGAAAAAGCCTGGTACAAGGTAGAAAATCTCCAGGCTGCAATGATAAATATGGTGCTAACTCAAATTCGCGCTGAAATGGGGCAACTGGAGTTGGATCAAACTTTTACTGCTCGTTCTCACATTAGTGAACTTTTGCTACGGGATTTGGACGTTGCTACCGATCCTTGGGGTGTGAAAGTGACACGGGTAGAACTGCGAGATATTATTCCATCTCAGGCAGTGCGAGAATCGATGGAATTGCAAATGTCGGCAGAACGACGCAAACGGGCAGCAATTTTAACTTCTGAGGGTGAACGCGAAGCTGCTGTCAATAGCGCCAGAGGTAAAGCTGACGCGCAACTTCTGGATGCGGAAGCTCGTCAAAAATCGACAATTCTGCAAGCGGAAGCTGAACAAAAGGCGATCATTTTGAAGGCTCAAGCGGAACGTCAGCAGCAAGTTTTGAAAGCGCAGGCGATCGCAGAATCAGCAGACATTATTGCCCAAAAACTCCAGACTAATCCCAATGCCAATAAAGCAGTGGAAGTTCTGTTTGCTTTGGGCTATCTGGATATGGGCGCGACAATTGGTAAAAGTGATAGCAGCAAGGTCTTGTTTATAGATCCACGTACTATCCCTGCTGCTTTTGAAGGTATGCGTTCCGTTATCTCAAATGGTCAGGTTGACTCTAACGAGTTATTTTCTAAGCAAATACCAGGATTAGAAAATAACCGCCCTAGTTAAGAATGAAGAGTGGGGAGTGGCATTGGTATTAACTTAAGTTTAAAACCCTTTTCAAACCTCGTTTCCAGTCTCAGACTGGGAACGAGACAATCACAATTATCTACTGACAACCTTTTTCAGCTATTCTTCCTGATAATTCACCCATAGAGGTTAACTTCGCTAAAATCGGCATTATCGAGGTCGTTCCTCAAAATAGCACCACTAAGGTCAATAATGAGGATGGAAGCCTCCAGATTGATGTTACTGAGGTCAAGACCTCTGAGCAATCCTTCACGGGAGTCCTCAATGATAACTTTCGAGAAATCTCGCTCTCCAGCAGCATATCTACTCAACAATTCTTCAACAGTAATTCTTTGTCTTTTGACCTTCATTTTTCAAAATCATTACTGTAAATTATGACGTTATCTATTCAGCCAACCACAACACTAAGTGTAGAAAAGTTCTTAGAACTACCAGAAACAAAACCAGCAAGCGAGTATTTTAACGGGCAAATATATCAAAAACCTATGCCACAAGGAGAACATAGTACCTTACAAAGCAGTTTAGTCACAGCTATTAATAAGATTGCTAAACCGCAGAAAATTGCTTATGCCTTTCCTGAATTACGCTGTACATTTGGAGGTCGTTCAATAGTACCAGATATTGCCGTTTTTGAATGGCAAAGAATTCCATTGCTTCCTAATGGAAGAATTACAAATAAATTTGAAATTCCTCCAGATTGGATAATTGAAATTCTATCACCGGAACAATCACCCAACCGAGTTATCAGCAAAATTACATTTTCTATTCAAAATGGAG contains:
- a CDS encoding NF041680 family putative transposase, coding for MILTQLEKFRQGIYDCLGKAKDAVFELMDAVLTSPSIPSFVSLSQSPVFRRQWSSIYAALHDSRPPKRKLMKLLVQEVVTDEQPFLAGDHSFWARPEAKTLKERTFHGDSRGSIGIGQSYSTLAWIPEADGSWALPLKHERITSFETPTSKAAFQLKQITRELGKRPLAAYDRGYGNAKFVQATEKIDADLLLRLASNRCVWGTPGTYKGRGAPCKHGHKFKFNDSETWAEVTETLEVEDPQVGRVKVMRWSGFHFLQSPNRAMEIIRVEVIQPVGRNRKFQPLWLAWLGQTMPPLEDLWQKYLRRFALEHWYRFAKQRLYWTQPQLGSTQAAERWSDLMPLLTWQLWLARLACIDSPLPWQSTQDKLSPGRVAQAFPLILATIGTPAQPPKTRGKSPGRAQGHQPPSRKRYPTVKKHASKKPKTEESLKNADLTAA
- a CDS encoding protein phosphatase 2C domain-containing protein; amino-acid sequence: MISTQLTIYCINPGCNSPINPIGDRVCASCQTPLVHRYLWATGSLSAQITPGTKVADRYGVITRQIWLDTQPGLPPDVPEELPKEVIPYLRLYQERLHLPQAYGFASDGEEDTTDILLLENVPIDDTGNIYPTIVEAWEQATAVRQVYWLWQILQLWTPLSELGLSRSLLVVDNLRVQGWCVRLLELYQTPEDEKLSLKNLGECWQFWVASAKTSVAKGLQNIVQDMCETEIELDDVATQLNGLLLASAAEFPLVLKVAGFTDIGPIMAQNEDACYPNTLNDLDEPLFSHLSIVCDGIGGHEGGEVASRLAVQSVKLQIRALLAEVTEQAALVSPELLQEQLEASLRVVNNVICARNNEQKRQGKERMATTIVMALQVPQRVQTSTGWQSNNTHELYLANVGDSRAYWITRNYCQLLTVDDDVATREVRFAKSLYRKALIRTDATALTQALGTRNAESLRLKIQRFIVEEDGILLLCSDGLSDNNRVEQYWQDYAIPVLKDQMTVEDAVRNWINLANEKNGRDNTSVVLTHCRVSPEYLVPVTPALPEEIIEAEIQEEQEEQEELEEQQELEEQQELEEQQEQEELISFTESPQTLLDLDLGLDLDLDLHLDTSEESVTSPEIPPTLITKPNRGKRLVMLGGILALLVGGTSLGLFAWWQINPQGFQQMCRQLPQKVQQLCPPGN
- a CDS encoding NfeD family protein produces the protein MPSLTLIWLLAGAVLCLMELFLPSAFVAFMMGISAFVVALLSGVGLGNVWLQVVVWLLLSTFLIVLSRRFLQPRRRKSKIQDAVIAETLTEIPPGKTGRVLYEGNSWQARCDYDKFTVAPHQRVYVVRREGTTLIVIPENLLNS
- a CDS encoding SPFH domain-containing protein; translated protein: MEQFFLLVLLALGGSAVAGSVKVVNQGNEALVERLGSYNKKLEPGLNVIFPFIDKIVYKETIREKVLDIPPQQCITRDNVGIEVDAVFYWRIVDMEKAWYKVENLQAAMINMVLTQIRAEMGQLELDQTFTARSHISELLLRDLDVATDPWGVKVTRVELRDIIPSQAVRESMELQMSAERRKRAAILTSEGEREAAVNSARGKADAQLLDAEARQKSTILQAEAEQKAIILKAQAERQQQVLKAQAIAESADIIAQKLQTNPNANKAVEVLFALGYLDMGATIGKSDSSKVLFIDPRTIPAAFEGMRSVISNGQVDSNELFSKQIPGLENNRPS
- a CDS encoding pentapeptide repeat-containing protein, whose product is MKVKRQRITVEELLSRYAAGERDFSKVIIEDSREGLLRGLDLSNINLEASILIIDLSGAILRNDLDNADFSEVNLYG
- a CDS encoding Uma2 family endonuclease — protein: MTLSIQPTTTLSVEKFLELPETKPASEYFNGQIYQKPMPQGEHSTLQSSLVTAINKIAKPQKIAYAFPELRCTFGGRSIVPDIAVFEWQRIPLLPNGRITNKFEIPPDWIIEILSPEQSPNRVISKITFSIQNGAKLGWLLDSADESIMVFEPNKLPELKEKQDILPVLRVLENWQLTVVDVFNWLSFV